One segment of Phaeacidiphilus oryzae TH49 DNA contains the following:
- a CDS encoding beta-ketoacyl-[acyl-carrier-protein] synthase family protein produces the protein MESTQRQIGRGIQDCDVVVTGVGATTPLGADAPSTWQGLLTGESGVVALEEDWAEQLPVRIAARLRQEPTEVLERVEARRLDRSEQIALISAREAWQDAGRPEVAPERLAVVIGTGTGGVTSLLGQDDVLEERGPRRVSPHTVTMMMANGPAAWVSIDLGAKGGARTTVSACSSGAEALALAHDLIRLGRADVVVAGGTEASVQPLPIAAFAQLTALSKRNDDPAGASRPFDAGRDGFVLGEGAVALVLERGDRARERGARAYAELAGSGITSNAVHITASDVDGQARAMRMAMEDGGLRPEDIGLVHAHATATPQGDVEEADAIAEAVGLHPAVSAIKSNTGHLLGASGALTALATVYGLRDGVAPAILNLREVDPAVKLDLVTGAARERGFGAALANSFGFGGHNVSLAFRRVD, from the coding sequence AGGACTGCGATGTCGTCGTCACCGGGGTGGGCGCCACCACCCCCCTCGGTGCCGACGCGCCGTCGACCTGGCAGGGGCTGCTGACCGGCGAGTCCGGGGTGGTCGCGCTGGAGGAGGACTGGGCCGAGCAGCTGCCCGTGCGGATCGCCGCCCGGCTGCGCCAGGAGCCCACCGAGGTGCTGGAGCGGGTGGAGGCCCGGCGCCTCGACCGCAGCGAGCAGATCGCCCTGATCTCGGCCCGCGAGGCCTGGCAGGACGCGGGGCGGCCGGAGGTCGCGCCCGAGCGGCTGGCGGTGGTCATCGGCACCGGGACCGGCGGCGTCACCTCGCTGCTCGGCCAGGACGACGTGCTGGAGGAGCGCGGTCCGCGCCGGGTCTCCCCGCACACAGTCACCATGATGATGGCCAACGGCCCGGCCGCCTGGGTCTCCATCGACCTCGGCGCGAAGGGCGGGGCGCGGACCACGGTGAGCGCCTGCTCCTCGGGGGCCGAGGCGCTGGCGCTGGCCCACGACCTGATCCGGCTGGGGCGGGCGGACGTCGTCGTCGCCGGCGGCACCGAGGCGTCCGTGCAGCCGCTGCCGATCGCGGCGTTCGCGCAGCTCACCGCGCTCTCCAAGCGGAACGACGACCCGGCGGGCGCGTCCCGGCCGTTCGACGCCGGGCGGGACGGCTTCGTGCTGGGCGAGGGCGCGGTGGCCCTGGTGCTGGAGCGCGGCGACAGGGCGCGGGAGCGCGGCGCGCGGGCGTACGCGGAGCTGGCCGGCTCGGGGATCACCTCCAACGCCGTCCACATCACCGCTTCCGACGTGGACGGGCAGGCCCGGGCGATGCGGATGGCGATGGAGGACGGGGGGCTGCGGCCGGAGGACATCGGGCTGGTGCACGCCCACGCGACGGCGACTCCGCAGGGCGACGTGGAGGAGGCGGACGCCATCGCGGAGGCGGTCGGGCTGCATCCCGCGGTGAGTGCGATCAAGTCCAACACCGGCCATCTGCTGGGCGCCTCCGGCGCGTTGACGGCGCTGGCGACGGTGTACGGGCTGCGGGACGGGGTGGCGCCGGCGATCCTGAACCTGCGCGAGGTCGATCCGGCGGTGAAGCTGGATCTGGTCACCGGCGCGGCTCGGGAGCGGGGCTTCGGCGCGGCACTGGCCAACTCCTTCGGCTTCGGCGGCCACAACGTGTCGCTGGCGTTCCGCCGGGTGGACTGA
- a CDS encoding phosphotriesterase family protein, with translation MSTVETVRGPVDTAELGPTLMHEHVFVLSTEHVQNYGAGDWWDEEERVADAVRQLKAVRDRGIRTLVDPTVWGLGRYIPRVRRVAEQVDGLNVIAATGLYSFHELPHQYANRGPGLLIDSDVDPMAEDFVRDLTRGIGDTGVRAAFLKCVVEADGLVPGVERIARAVAHAHRETGAPITVHTNARRETGRLAADFFAKEGVDLTKVVIGHAGDSNDLGYLTELADRGVLLGMDRFGLDGYNGTEDRISTILALAERGYADRMVLSHDAACFIDYFGRPEERAEALQRFAPNWHFNHISDDVLPALRERGLGEDAIRTMMVDNPRRYFGGEGA, from the coding sequence ATGAGCACTGTGGAGACCGTTCGAGGCCCGGTCGACACCGCCGAGTTGGGGCCGACGCTGATGCATGAGCACGTCTTCGTGCTCTCCACCGAGCATGTGCAGAACTACGGCGCCGGCGACTGGTGGGACGAGGAGGAGCGCGTCGCGGACGCCGTACGGCAGCTGAAGGCCGTGCGGGACAGGGGGATCCGCACCCTCGTGGACCCCACGGTGTGGGGGCTCGGCCGCTACATCCCGCGGGTGCGGCGCGTCGCCGAGCAGGTGGACGGGCTGAACGTCATCGCCGCCACCGGGCTCTACAGCTTCCACGAACTCCCGCACCAGTACGCCAACCGCGGCCCCGGGCTGCTGATCGACAGCGACGTCGACCCGATGGCCGAGGACTTCGTCCGGGACCTCACCCGGGGGATCGGCGACACCGGCGTCCGCGCCGCCTTCCTCAAGTGCGTGGTGGAGGCGGACGGCCTGGTCCCGGGGGTGGAGCGGATCGCCCGCGCGGTGGCCCACGCCCACCGGGAGACCGGAGCGCCGATCACCGTCCACACCAACGCCCGCCGCGAGACGGGCCGGCTGGCCGCGGACTTCTTCGCCAAGGAGGGCGTCGACCTGACCAAGGTGGTGATCGGCCACGCGGGGGACAGCAACGACCTGGGGTACCTCACCGAACTCGCCGACCGGGGCGTGCTGCTGGGCATGGACCGGTTCGGCCTGGACGGCTACAACGGCACCGAGGACCGGATCAGTACCATCCTCGCCCTCGCCGAGCGGGGCTACGCCGACCGCATGGTGCTGTCGCACGACGCCGCCTGCTTCATCGACTACTTCGGCCGGCCGGAGGAGCGCGCGGAGGCGCTCCAGCGGTTCGCGCCCAACTGGCACTTCAACCACATCAGCGACGACGTGCTGCCGGCGCTGCGCGAGCGCGGGCTCGGCGAGGACGCCATCCGGACGATGATGGTGGACAACCCCCGGCGGTACTTCGGCGGTGAGGGCGCATGA
- a CDS encoding class I adenylate-forming enzyme family protein produces the protein MSGGAGGAGGAGSTSIFDTSGVRRGDDEVLHYSGLPESLVAMLAAQVAERPDQEAVVELPDPDPEVGGERVALTYRQLWDRAQRVAGGLRAEGIRRGDRVAIRLGNGIPWVLAFWGVQLAGALAVPVNMRFSEDEARYVVEDSGAAYVVAEGARGAEGAGGVALPDGPPYREEGLGPADPAAIFYTSGTTGFPKGAVTTHENFLSNCETCRRVMDYGGGAGESRQPGLRTLVSVPLFHVTGCNSQLLFLAHIGGTTVIMPRFEVKAFLRAIEEERINLVTSVPAIYWLALNRPEFARTDVSSVTKISYGGAPIAPELVGRIRKAFPAARVGNGFGLTETSSVATFLPHEFADHADSVGFAAPVCELRVVDAGPDGVGELLVRGPNVVAGYWNKPEATEAAFLPGGWLRTGDLARVDERGLVRIVDRAKDMINRGGENVYCVEVENALAGAPGVQEAAVVGVPDEVMGEKVGAVLVPLPGAEVDVPAVLAHLRGLIADFKLPEYVAIREEPLPRNPGGKILKRPLRESGELDWVSTGK, from the coding sequence ATGAGCGGCGGCGCGGGCGGAGCGGGCGGAGCGGGGAGTACGTCGATCTTCGACACCAGCGGCGTGCGACGGGGTGACGACGAGGTGCTGCACTACAGCGGACTGCCGGAGAGCCTGGTCGCGATGCTGGCCGCGCAGGTGGCGGAACGGCCGGATCAGGAGGCGGTGGTCGAACTGCCCGACCCGGACCCCGAAGTGGGCGGTGAGCGGGTGGCGCTGACCTACCGTCAGCTCTGGGACCGGGCGCAGCGGGTCGCCGGCGGGCTGCGGGCGGAGGGGATCCGGCGCGGCGACCGGGTGGCGATCCGGCTGGGCAACGGCATCCCGTGGGTGCTGGCCTTCTGGGGCGTGCAGCTCGCCGGCGCGCTCGCGGTCCCGGTGAACATGCGCTTCAGCGAGGACGAGGCGCGCTACGTGGTGGAGGACAGCGGGGCGGCGTACGTCGTGGCGGAGGGCGCGAGGGGCGCGGAAGGCGCCGGGGGCGTCGCGCTGCCGGACGGGCCGCCGTACCGGGAGGAGGGGCTGGGCCCCGCCGATCCGGCGGCGATCTTCTACACCAGCGGCACCACCGGCTTTCCCAAGGGCGCGGTGACCACCCACGAGAACTTCCTCTCCAACTGCGAGACCTGCCGCCGGGTGATGGACTACGGCGGCGGAGCCGGGGAGAGCCGGCAGCCGGGGCTGCGGACGCTGGTCTCCGTGCCGCTGTTCCATGTCACCGGCTGCAACAGCCAGTTGCTCTTTCTCGCGCACATCGGCGGCACCACCGTGATCATGCCGCGGTTCGAGGTGAAGGCGTTTCTCCGGGCGATCGAGGAGGAACGGATCAATCTGGTCACCTCCGTTCCGGCGATCTACTGGCTGGCGCTGAACCGGCCGGAGTTCGCGCGGACGGACGTCTCCTCGGTCACGAAGATCAGTTACGGCGGGGCGCCGATCGCGCCGGAACTCGTGGGACGGATACGGAAGGCCTTTCCGGCCGCCCGGGTGGGCAACGGATTCGGATTGACCGAGACCTCCAGTGTCGCCACCTTCCTCCCCCATGAATTCGCCGACCACGCCGACTCGGTGGGCTTCGCGGCGCCGGTGTGCGAGCTGCGGGTGGTGGACGCGGGGCCGGACGGGGTGGGGGAGTTGCTGGTACGCGGACCCAATGTGGTGGCCGGCTACTGGAACAAGCCGGAGGCCACGGAGGCGGCGTTCCTGCCGGGCGGCTGGCTGCGTACGGGGGACCTGGCGCGGGTGGACGAGCGGGGACTGGTGCGGATCGTGGACCGGGCGAAGGACATGATCAACCGGGGTGGCGAGAACGTCTACTGCGTGGAGGTGGAGAACGCGCTGGCCGGTGCGCCGGGGGTGCAGGAGGCGGCGGTCGTGGGGGTGCCGGACGAGGTGATGGGGGAGAAGGTCGGCGCGGTGCTGGTTCCCCTGCCGGGGGCGGAAGTTGACGTCCCGGCGGTGCTGGCGCATCTGCGCGGGCTGATCGCGGACTTCAAGCTGCCGGAGTATGTGGCGATTCGGGAGGAACCGCTGCCGCGGAATCCGGGCGGCAAGATCCTTAAGCGACCGTTGCGCGAATCCGGGGAGCTGGACTGGGTCTCGACGGGTAAGTAG
- a CDS encoding GNAT family N-acetyltransferase, giving the protein MTTTSELLAAYDAQLRGGPDPLPAGVREERDGPLLRVTGLFRGFLTAPADLGGVRGAELDALIARQCAYFTERGESAEWKIRGHDQPADLPERLRAAGFVPEEPETVLVAETAEQAARDVPEPAGVTIRQVTDREGTERVAAMESEVWGMDMSWMADDLYGRLTAGPDLFTVLAAEDDATGRTVSAAWLAVKPKTDFAGLWGGSTLAAWRGRGIYRALVAHRARRCPTRYLQVDASADSAPILTRLGFQPITTTTPYVFTPGS; this is encoded by the coding sequence ATGACGACCACCTCCGAACTCCTCGCCGCCTACGACGCCCAGCTGCGCGGCGGTCCCGATCCGCTGCCGGCCGGCGTCCGCGAGGAGCGGGACGGGCCGCTGCTGCGGGTCACCGGGCTCTTCCGCGGCTTCCTCACCGCGCCGGCCGACCTCGGCGGGGTGCGGGGCGCGGAGCTGGACGCGCTGATCGCCCGGCAGTGCGCGTACTTCACCGAGCGCGGCGAGAGCGCCGAGTGGAAGATCCGCGGCCACGACCAGCCGGCCGACCTGCCGGAGCGGCTGCGCGCGGCGGGCTTCGTGCCGGAGGAGCCGGAGACGGTGCTGGTCGCCGAGACGGCCGAGCAGGCGGCGCGGGACGTGCCGGAGCCGGCGGGGGTGACGATCCGTCAGGTCACCGACCGGGAGGGGACGGAGCGGGTCGCGGCGATGGAGAGCGAGGTCTGGGGCATGGACATGTCCTGGATGGCCGACGACCTCTACGGCCGCCTGACCGCGGGGCCCGACCTCTTCACCGTCCTCGCCGCGGAGGACGACGCGACGGGGCGGACGGTGTCCGCGGCGTGGCTGGCCGTGAAGCCGAAGACGGACTTCGCCGGGCTCTGGGGCGGCTCGACGCTGGCCGCGTGGCGCGGGCGCGGCATCTACCGCGCGCTGGTCGCTCACCGGGCGCGCCGCTGCCCCACCCGCTACCTGCAGGTGGACGCCTCGGCCGACAGCGCCCCTATCCTCACCCGCTTGGGCTTCCAGCCGATCACTACGACCACTCCGTACGTCTTCACTCCGGGGAGCTAG
- a CDS encoding alkaline phosphatase family protein, with product MTQMTRKTRRRYAWAGALGTAALLASALGATAGSAPASAEAPAAQPAFHPPRIKHVWLIILENKSYEAAFTGLNQNSYLWKTLPRYGELLRQYYGTGHYSEDNYLSLIAGQAPTPDTQQDCPTYVDTKPGTPAEDGQVNASSGCVYPSYVKTLYNQLDAKRLSWKEYEQDMGKDAGREDPYHCGIPGDPSGSGVPDPGSATATDQYVPKHNPAAWFHAVTDNPRDCADVAPLDGLPATAGHPAVSGLAQDLRSEATTPAFSWITPDNCSDAHDATCKGDNLSGDPNDHQGGLYAADLFLQKVVPEIMASPAFQDDGMIDITFDEAFPPYKLYGNSIADYTGNSDPALNVPTDTSQSIVACCNELPGPNTPQPGDQAFGQDTTPGGGITGSLLISRFIKPGTISDQPYNHYSWLRSMEDLYGITSGGTDGRGHLGYAGMDGLRPFGPDVYNNPGGRAMPPAAMGSRGVYRAVQTLPQDQPAVVRPAFTGPQAATESLRKGSAR from the coding sequence ATGACACAGATGACCCGGAAGACCAGGAGGAGGTACGCCTGGGCCGGCGCCCTCGGCACCGCCGCCCTCCTGGCGTCCGCGCTCGGCGCGACGGCCGGCAGCGCGCCGGCCAGCGCGGAGGCGCCCGCGGCGCAGCCCGCGTTCCATCCGCCGAGGATCAAGCACGTCTGGCTGATCATCCTGGAGAACAAGTCGTACGAGGCCGCCTTCACCGGTCTCAACCAGAACAGCTATCTGTGGAAGACCCTCCCGCGCTACGGCGAGCTGCTGCGCCAGTACTACGGCACCGGCCACTACAGCGAGGACAACTACCTCTCCCTGATAGCGGGCCAGGCGCCGACCCCGGACACCCAGCAGGACTGCCCGACATACGTGGACACCAAGCCGGGCACCCCCGCCGAGGACGGCCAGGTCAACGCGAGCTCCGGCTGCGTCTACCCGTCCTACGTCAAGACGCTCTACAACCAGCTGGACGCCAAGCGCCTCAGCTGGAAGGAGTACGAGCAGGACATGGGCAAGGACGCCGGCCGGGAGGACCCGTACCACTGCGGGATCCCCGGCGACCCCTCCGGCTCCGGCGTCCCCGACCCCGGTTCGGCGACCGCCACCGACCAGTACGTCCCCAAGCACAACCCGGCGGCCTGGTTCCACGCCGTCACCGACAACCCGCGGGACTGCGCCGACGTGGCCCCGCTGGACGGCCTCCCGGCGACCGCCGGCCACCCGGCGGTCAGCGGCCTCGCGCAGGACCTGAGGAGCGAGGCGACCACGCCCGCCTTCTCCTGGATCACCCCGGACAACTGCTCGGACGCCCACGACGCGACCTGCAAGGGCGACAACCTCTCCGGCGACCCGAACGACCACCAGGGCGGCCTCTACGCCGCCGACCTGTTCCTGCAGAAGGTCGTCCCGGAGATCATGGCCTCGCCCGCGTTCCAGGACGACGGGATGATCGACATCACCTTCGACGAGGCGTTCCCGCCGTACAAGCTCTACGGCAACTCGATCGCGGACTACACCGGCAACTCCGACCCGGCGCTGAACGTGCCGACGGACACCTCGCAGTCGATCGTCGCCTGCTGCAACGAGCTCCCCGGGCCGAACACCCCGCAACCCGGCGACCAGGCCTTCGGCCAGGACACCACCCCCGGCGGCGGGATCACCGGATCGCTGCTGATCTCCCGCTTCATCAAGCCCGGCACCATCAGCGACCAGCCGTACAACCACTACTCCTGGCTGCGCTCGATGGAGGACCTGTACGGGATCACCAGCGGCGGCACGGACGGACGGGGGCACCTCGGCTACGCCGGGATGGACGGGCTGCGCCCGTTCGGGCCGGACGTCTACAACAACCCGGGCGGCCGTGCGATGCCGCCGGCGGCGATGGGCAGCCGAGGCGTGTACCGCGCGGTCCAGACCCTGCCGCAGGACCAACCGGCCGTCGTACGGCCGGCGTTCACCGGGCCGCAGGCGGCGACCGAGAGCCTGCGGAAGGGCTCGGCGCGGTGA
- a CDS encoding M20 metallopeptidase family protein: MTIREDAGALAPELVQLRHELHRHPEVGLELPRTQDRVLAALDGLPLDITTGQGLSSVTAVLRGGARNAGAGAPVAEPLAVLLRGDMDALPVTEATGAAYASGTGDTMHACGHDLHTAMLVGAARLLSARRESLPGDVVLMFQPGEEGWDGAGRMIDEGVLDAAGPRVAAGYGLHVTAAGLPRGVVGCRPGPILSASDALTVTVRGSGGHGSKPHRAKDPVPVAAEMVTALQTLVTRQHDIFDPVVLSVGVLRAGTRRNIIPDTAVLECTVRSYSAAARARMKDGAVALLRGIASAHGVEADIDYHAEYPVTVNDGAQAAFLADTAREVLGEERYVDLPHPVSASEDFSRVLAAVPGSFAMLGAVPEGADPERTADNHSPYAVFDDAVLADGAALLAELAVRRLGLTADQRETEEVCADG; this comes from the coding sequence ATGACCATCCGCGAAGACGCCGGCGCACTGGCGCCGGAACTGGTCCAGCTCCGCCATGAGCTGCACCGACATCCGGAAGTCGGGCTCGAACTACCGCGCACCCAGGACCGGGTGCTGGCCGCGCTGGACGGCCTGCCGCTGGACATCACCACCGGGCAGGGGCTGAGCTCGGTCACCGCCGTCCTCCGGGGCGGCGCCCGGAACGCGGGCGCGGGGGCCCCGGTGGCCGAGCCGCTCGCCGTGCTGCTGCGCGGCGACATGGACGCGCTGCCGGTCACCGAGGCCACCGGCGCCGCGTACGCCTCCGGCACCGGAGACACGATGCACGCCTGCGGCCACGACCTCCACACCGCCATGCTGGTCGGCGCCGCCCGGCTGCTCTCCGCCCGGCGGGAGAGCCTGCCGGGCGACGTGGTCCTCATGTTCCAGCCGGGCGAGGAGGGTTGGGACGGCGCCGGGCGCATGATCGACGAGGGGGTGCTGGACGCCGCCGGTCCGCGGGTCGCGGCCGGCTACGGGCTGCATGTCACCGCGGCGGGGCTGCCCCGCGGGGTGGTCGGCTGCCGTCCCGGGCCGATCCTCTCCGCCTCGGACGCGCTGACCGTCACGGTGCGCGGCAGCGGCGGCCACGGCTCGAAGCCGCACCGGGCCAAGGATCCGGTGCCGGTCGCCGCCGAGATGGTCACCGCGCTGCAGACGCTGGTGACCCGGCAGCACGACATCTTCGACCCGGTGGTCCTCAGCGTGGGGGTGCTGCGGGCCGGCACCCGGCGCAACATCATCCCGGACACCGCCGTGCTGGAGTGCACCGTCCGCAGCTACTCGGCGGCGGCCCGGGCACGGATGAAGGACGGCGCGGTCGCGCTGCTGCGCGGGATCGCCTCCGCCCACGGGGTGGAGGCCGACATCGACTACCACGCCGAGTACCCGGTCACCGTCAACGACGGCGCACAGGCCGCGTTCCTCGCCGACACCGCGCGCGAGGTACTGGGCGAGGAGCGGTATGTCGACCTGCCGCACCCGGTGTCCGCCTCCGAGGACTTCTCCCGGGTGCTGGCGGCGGTGCCCGGCAGTTTCGCCATGCTCGGCGCCGTCCCCGAGGGCGCCGACCCGGAGCGGACGGCCGACAACCACTCGCCGTACGCCGTCTTCGACGACGCGGTGCTGGCGGACGGCGCCGCACTGCTGGCCGAACTCGCCGTCCGCAGACTGGGGCTGACGGCCGATCAGAGAGAGACCGAGGAGGTGTGCGCAGATGGCTGA
- a CDS encoding sodium:solute symporter family protein gives MSTVLTVTLVGMVVIAAIGFLGRRKPDGDLSGWATGGRRFGSLTMWFLQAGETFTTFTFLGMAGLAFTNGVAATYAIPYIPLGTIALYFIGPRVWRLGRRHRYVTQGDYFEQRYDSKGLSTLVAVVGVVFMLPYLQLQITGLGEIVLLVTHNGTSGTWGMVIGTVLTAAFVLWAGIRGAATTSYFKDAIMLVAVVVVAVALPLHFTGGIGHAFHEIAARHPEMLSLQAGDHDRAWWFSSMLSSTIGAGFLCFPFVWPGLLSAGDERGLRRNWVFGPLYQIALIMPLVVGFVAILVLAKGTDGNAALLTLTGKALPQWLVGVIAVGGSAAAMVPAAVMSLGMSTAVARNIVRIRRPRAQMLVNHVTVLVVLGLALVLQLVRPGALANLLLLTYSGIVQVAPGLVAGLRERPLLHKASVIAGIVAGVAVVVWLTFWKVDVGNVNAGIVGLGANLVVAAAVQLLVRRRPVPAETAGEKTGAERSAVPAN, from the coding sequence ATGAGCACAGTCCTGACGGTGACGCTGGTCGGCATGGTGGTGATCGCCGCCATCGGCTTCCTGGGCCGGCGCAAGCCGGACGGGGACCTCTCCGGCTGGGCGACGGGCGGGCGCAGGTTCGGCTCGCTGACGATGTGGTTCCTCCAGGCCGGGGAGACCTTCACCACCTTCACCTTCCTCGGCATGGCAGGCCTCGCCTTCACCAACGGCGTCGCCGCGACCTACGCCATCCCCTACATCCCGCTGGGCACCATCGCCCTCTACTTCATCGGCCCGCGGGTCTGGCGGCTCGGCCGCCGGCACCGGTACGTGACCCAGGGCGACTACTTCGAGCAGCGCTACGACTCCAAGGGGCTCAGCACCCTGGTGGCCGTGGTCGGCGTGGTCTTCATGCTGCCGTACCTCCAGCTGCAGATCACCGGGCTGGGCGAGATCGTCCTGCTGGTCACCCACAACGGGACCTCCGGCACCTGGGGGATGGTGATCGGCACCGTCCTCACCGCCGCCTTCGTCCTCTGGGCCGGCATCCGCGGGGCCGCCACCACCTCGTACTTCAAGGACGCGATCATGCTGGTCGCGGTGGTCGTGGTGGCCGTCGCCCTGCCGCTGCACTTCACCGGCGGCATCGGCCACGCCTTCCACGAGATCGCCGCCCGCCACCCGGAGATGCTCAGCCTCCAGGCCGGCGACCACGACCGGGCCTGGTGGTTCAGCAGCATGCTGTCCAGCACCATCGGCGCCGGCTTCCTCTGCTTCCCGTTCGTCTGGCCGGGGCTGCTGAGCGCGGGCGACGAGCGTGGGCTGCGCCGCAACTGGGTCTTCGGCCCGCTCTACCAGATCGCCCTGATCATGCCGCTGGTCGTCGGCTTCGTCGCGATCCTGGTGCTGGCCAAGGGCACGGACGGGAACGCGGCGCTGCTCACCCTCACCGGGAAGGCGCTGCCGCAGTGGCTGGTCGGCGTGATCGCGGTGGGCGGCTCGGCGGCGGCGATGGTGCCGGCCGCGGTGATGTCCCTCGGGATGTCGACCGCGGTGGCGCGGAACATCGTCCGGATCCGGCGGCCGCGGGCGCAGATGCTGGTGAACCATGTCACGGTGCTGGTGGTGCTCGGGCTCGCGCTGGTGCTCCAGCTGGTGCGGCCGGGCGCGCTGGCCAATCTGCTGCTCCTCACCTACAGCGGGATCGTCCAGGTCGCGCCCGGCCTGGTCGCCGGACTGCGGGAGCGGCCGCTGCTGCACAAGGCCTCGGTGATCGCCGGGATCGTGGCCGGCGTGGCCGTGGTGGTCTGGCTCACCTTCTGGAAGGTGGACGTGGGCAACGTCAACGCCGGGATCGTCGGCCTGGGCGCCAACCTGGTGGTGGCCGCGGCCGTCCAGCTGCTGGTGCGGCGGCGGCCGGTGCCGGCCGAGACGGCCGGCGAGAAGACCGGCGCCGAGCGGTCGGCGGTGCCGGCGAACTGA
- a CDS encoding MarR family transcriptional regulator has product MSAAETPTSPLSRRRPPAPEAPARRVDPDAAELRNSVMRLARRLRGERERGELSLGMLSVLGRLERDGAVTTSELAGFERVTPQSMTRTVGRLVDLGLVERSPDPADGRQTLLHITRRGRELILQDRERRDAWLARTMAANLTDVERDLLLLAGRLLDRLAEAPDPAARAAAAAPAAGTAEDPAADG; this is encoded by the coding sequence ATGTCCGCTGCGGAGACCCCCACCAGCCCCCTGTCCCGCCGCCGGCCCCCGGCCCCCGAGGCGCCCGCCCGGCGGGTCGACCCGGACGCCGCCGAGCTGCGGAACAGCGTGATGCGGCTGGCCCGCCGGCTGCGCGGGGAGCGGGAGCGGGGCGAGCTGAGCCTCGGCATGCTCTCCGTGCTCGGCCGCCTGGAGCGCGACGGCGCCGTCACCACCAGCGAGCTGGCCGGCTTCGAACGGGTCACCCCGCAGTCGATGACCAGGACGGTCGGCCGGCTGGTCGACCTCGGCCTGGTCGAGCGCAGCCCGGACCCGGCCGACGGCCGGCAGACGCTGCTGCACATCACCCGGCGCGGACGCGAGTTGATCCTCCAGGACCGCGAGCGCCGGGACGCCTGGCTGGCCCGGACGATGGCCGCGAACCTCACCGACGTCGAGCGCGACCTGCTGCTGCTGGCCGGCCGCCTGCTGGACCGGCTGGCCGAGGCGCCGGACCCGGCGGCCCGTGCCGCGGCCGCGGCCCCGGCCGCGGGAACGGCCGAGGACCCAGCCGCGGACGGATGA